Genomic segment of Chionomys nivalis chromosome 17, mChiNiv1.1, whole genome shotgun sequence:
AGAAGGGTGATTATCTGCGGGGGGATAGGTCAGCGGGAGTAAGAGGGTACAGGAGAGTGACGGAGGAGAATATGTTCAAATATATCATATGCATGGATGAAAATATGATAGCAAAATCCATTATTATACTTAATTTATATATGTTAATAGAACGTttgaggaaggaaatgaagaaggaagagaagtccCATGTCTGTGTGCTTGCCCCATCTTGTGTGTGATTCCAGATTCCCAAGTAGTAGTGGGGTCGTTTTCCTGGACTCCCAGCCCTTGGTCTTTGAGCTGCACAGGCTTCCATTCTTACTAATTATCTTGTCATAGGCTTTGGTGTAGTCATGGTCTCAGAACAGAGTGAGAGATTATCTTTCAGCCTCTAAGACTGACTGACATTTTCAAGATGTCCCCTCTCTGGCTGTCTCTCTGCAGAGATAGGATACGTGGAGACGCCTGTAGACGCATCCTTCCTCACTTTCTGCAGTGGACACTAAAGatactcctccaacaaggctcaccacagcccagctcctgcAGTGGCTTTCCCTGTCACCTTCACTAATACCATGATGCCAAGGATAGCCCTTTCCCTTATTGAGAACACATGACTGATTTACCTGAAAATGGCAGTACTGTCCCTGTGATCTTTGGCTGATGGACATGGACTGTACTGGCATATGTTCCTAGTGTGACAGGGAGGAATGAAGAAATCAAGGCACCTGTAACGTGTCCCTGTGAAGCCTGTCAGAGGTGTTCATGGCTTCCAGAGGTTCCTCTCTTCAGTAGTTGGTTTTTGCTCATTGACCTCATCTCAGTGGCACAGTGGCTCCTGAGGTCACTGATGTGCTCCCACCAGTGCAGAAGCCACCCCTTTGCCCCTCCCTCATGCCTCCCTCTCCTATTGGGCACTAGACATCCAGGACTCTGGTCATGGATTATGTTTAAACTGACAGTGAATGTGTGACTCCGGCCAAAAAACAAGGAAAGCCTGTGAAAGGGTTCCTGGGCCTCTTGCTGCAGACAGAGGTGTATCAGCAGGGctggcttccctttctcttcttcctgccttaCAGACCGCAGGACCTCAGAAACATGAGGAGCATCCATAAAACAGGTCCATATGCTCTTCTGGAGATATGGTTAAGGTGAGCAAGGGGGAACATACCTGGGAAAGTATGAAGTCATAACGACACTGAGTCTTGGGTGACAGCATATATTGCTAACAGCCTCTGCACTGTGGGTCTCATTCTTCCGTGATCCTATggtgctggggatgtggctcagtgctaGAGCACTTCCCTAGATCCAGGAGACCCTGGATCCTCAGCATGGGGGTGGAGAAATTCTCTCTTCATCAGCTCTGAACTGCCTTGGACCTAGcccttctggccttcttggaTAAGTGTCCTCCTGTCTGTAGGTGCTTTGAGGGATCTCTGATGGTGTCTTCCCTGTCTTGCTTCTGGTGAGCTGGAAGCCCATCAGGGAGCTTCTTTCCCCTGCTGTGCTGAGCTGTCCAGATGAGGCAGAACTGAGGCTGTCTGCACAGCCTTCCCGGGGCAGTGGGaacccctgcctctgctttaaGAGGGAACACAGGGGTCAGGACTACATGTTTCTTCCCATGTCAGGTTCAAGGCCTCCCACACATCACACAAACCCTTCTCCCTGTTGCAGCCACTCCCTCATCAACCCAGATGAACGGTTCTGAATTTCTGGCCTCTAGTGGGCTCTGCCCTCCCCTTaaaattcttccttttccctccctatTGAGATCATTGCACACCACCTCCTTTTGCTGGCTTGCCAAGTCCCTCTCAGCCTTGGATGTCCTATTTCctagtgtgtgtgtctttctactacaaatgtcccccacccccaggtcttTCACACCACCACGGGACTTGGCACAAACCCTGTAACAGCCCATAGATGGTAACTAGGGCTAGCTGTGCAGCCTCTTTCTCTGGGGACCAGCTAGGGTCCACAGGTACCCCACTTCTACAGCAGAGAGACAACAGAGGATGTCCATGGAGACACTGTGGGGGCCAGAGCAGCTTGAATCATCCAAGTGGGAAAGAACTGACTGTCGAGCCACAAGGGAAATGACAGACAAGCCAGAGACTGCAAGCACCAGGAAAGGATCTGCTGCCCAGAGACATAACAAGGGAAATAGCCAGACAGTAAGTAACCGTGGAGACCTGTGGGAAAGAGGCTAAGACACATTGCTTCCTGAAGCTGGTTAGTTGGACCCCAGGAAGTGGGTGTATGTCCCTGTCTGTCTTATTCTTCACCTAGATACATGAGACAGAGCTGCCATAGTCCCCATCCACCACAGGTTGAGCAGACACCAGGTGAGGCCCAGAGGGCACAAGCCTGCCACCCACTGCTCTGCCTCCTTTCCAGGCTCCTTGACAATCCACTGTCTTCTGCAGCCTCAGATTCCACACAGAGCCTGACATAGAATAGGGCCTCAGTGCCAGGCTGTGGGACACCCCAACCCCTTGGTTCCTCGTATCTTTTGCAGCCTTTGTCCCCTCTCCACTTAAGTAGCAGCATCCCAGAGCCAGCTTTACTGACCAGGCTCCAAGGGCAGGCTTAGGCCCCtgctctcttccatctctttgttTCCTCTATTTCCCAGTGGAGAGGGCACCTACACCAGACTCCTCCCCTCTAGGATCCCTGGTCATGTCACAAGCATCCTGCATCTAGGCTGAGCAGCTTGATGATCCCTGTGACGGTGAGTTTCTCTCATCCTTCACAAGAGCTACCTCACCAAACACGGCTTGGAATTCTGGTCTCTTATCACAGAGTGTGCACGTAAAATGGGTCCATACCCTCTTCTAGGGCTGTGCTGAAGGTGGGCAAGTGGGGGAACTAAAAAATATCTCCAACTTACTGAGGAGTCTTCTGACTGGGTCTGAGCAGGACCCAGGTCTCAGGAGGGTGGGTGCCATCCCTGGTTGTGTCTGTGACAACCTGACAAAGGTCAGAACTCAAAGGGAAAGCGAAAGCTGCCTCCTCTGAGCAGCTCAGATCCACCTGAGACCCCAGACTCAGGTCCTGAGCCCCACATCCACCCACATCCTTGTTCACCCTCACACAGGACCAACCTCAGGCTGACTTTATAGATTCTTCTATACACACCCATGTTGTTTGTATGTACTCCATGGTCTTTAAGACATAAACCTGCCACTTCAGGCCCAGGGACCTTCCCGgtaccaaagaaaaacatatagttatcctcctggatattggaaggagacaagattaccaggcaaaaattggaaacttgggggtgggggtggggtgggggtaaggggagatggggagaaaaaagtgagaaggggggatggggagagcttgggagaatggaatggttgggatggaggaagggtggatatgggagcagggaagtatatatcttaattaagggagccattttagggttggcaagagactggactctagaggtgtacccaggtgtccatggagatgtccccagctagatccttgggcagctgaggagagggagcctgaaatggccctatcttatagccatactgatgaatatcttgtatatcaccatagaaccttcatctggcgatggatgaagctagagacagagacccacgttggagcactggactgagctcccaaggtccaaatgaggagcagaaggagagaggacatgagcaaggaagtcaagaccgcgaggggtgcgcccacccactgagacggtggggctgatctaatgggagctcaccaaggccagctggactgggggactgatggagcatgtgatcaaactgaactctctgaacatggctgacaatgaggactgactgagaagccaaggacaatggcactgggttttgattctactgcatggactgactttgtgggagcctagtctgtttggatgtgcaccttcctagacctggatggagggcggaggaccttggacttcccacagggcagaaaaccctgactgctctttgaactggagagggagggggagggggttggcaggagggggaaagaagtgggaggaggggaggaggtggaaatttttaagttaaaataaataaaaaagaaaaaaagaaaaacatagagagATGCAGGACCATGTAAATGTCCCCTGAGCCACAGGCCAACCATGATGCAGATCCCTTGATCAGGCTGAGGAATGGGCTGGAAGATTCACAGAAATCTAACAGTCAGGATGGGGCTACAGATTCTTACAACAGGGGTCAGGacacccccatccctccttctCTAACTCCAAGGACACAAGAAGAGTCCATGTCACCCAGAGTTCTGGGAATCTTCTAGGGGACTGCTCAGCATGAGCAGTGACATCACAAGAACATCATGCAAACATCTTCCACTTCAGAGTTGGTGACTTTGCCAATGTCTTTGGTCAAAGGAAATGTCAACCCATTGGAAAGTGATCCCAATCCAATGGATGCTCTTCTAATTCTGCTTCAGGTTACTATTAGCTTTACCAAGTGGAGGGTGGGGTGTGGATGGGTCAGCACCAAGGGGCCAGGTCACCATGGTCGCTTCAGCATAGCCCACAACCTAGAGAAGGGGCATGACTAAGCTGGACATCTGAGGGACCACAGGATACAAAACCTCCAAGAGCTACAAATCACAGGGAAGGAAAATGCATGCCGTGCTGACAATCATTCTGAACCAGTCCAGATCATCAGTAGAAGAGAAATCCTCAAACTATCAAAGGCCCTAAAATTATGTTTCTTATTCTAGTGTCTCTGAGTTGAGTCGTGACAGTTCAGAGCCATGGGATTGTTgcccagaggcaaatggatctcagGAGACCAATGCCTAGAGGAACAAGTGGGCCAACATTACACAGGCTCAATGTGTTAATAGCTTGGCCTGACTACAGCCATGTGAGTCTACGCATCAAGAGTGGCCATGAGAAACTCTAAGCTGCTGCCCCTACATGGCCTGTCATTACAGTGGCGTGTGGGCTTTCAAGGGGACTGCAGGGCTGTCAGTGTTAGAGACACACCTAGCATCCTTGGGTTAGTTGAGACCAGAGCTGTCACATTCTGACTCTGATGAATGTCACCAGTATCCTGCTTACCATATGTAACTCCTCCCTCTGAGCTCTGTGGCAGCCCACCAGGCTTCCATCTTCCCTCTACTTGGCACTGTGCATAGCTCTCTACCAATGATAACAGCATATTATCTTGACCCTGCCCTTTTCTTAGTTCACATGCCATCTTCTTCTGTTGTAATTGACTGCTCTATACTCAATTTATCTAGTCTAGGAggttaatatttattgaacacaAGTCTATAAATATAAGAGTACAAGAGTCCATTgatctgagataccatcttggcCAGGACATCTCCCCCAAGAGTGAGAAGAAACTGAGGGTCACCAGCTGAGTCTCTTGTCACAAACTGTGAACTTCATCCCCAAACCATAAGTTGCTTGACTTCCTATGCAAATCTACCTTGAGTCTCTATGCCCAAACCCACCACTGACACAtcagcacagcacacagacatTCACTTTGATGTCATTGGTCTCTCAGGTGACCATGTTCCCTTGGAAGCCTGGCTCCTTGTCAATCTCAACATCGTCTTCATCACCATCTGTTGAAAGGTTACTGCCTGGAGGACACATGGGTGAGCTGATCCTGCTGCTGCTGATCCAGAAGTCATAAGGATACTTCCCTCGGGGGAAGGGATATTGGCCACCATTATGGCTTCTCCATACATAGAATTCTAACTCTGACTTTCTCCCATTATCCGCTCTCCAGGTTTCCTGCCTTCTCATTGCTTGTTCTTCTGTAGCCCTCCCTATTCACACCCACCATGTTTAAGTCCCATTCCCACTCTTTAGGTAGGAAAGACTGGGGTCCCTTGTTAAGACTccaatttctgttttctattgAGTCACTGGCTGTCTGCATTGATCTTGCTGTGCTCAGTCACAGAAATACAAACTCTTCAATGCTCAGTTCCAAAGACTTTATTTCTAGTGCTTTCCCTTGTAAAGGATACCTccacccttcccaccccacccccaattgATGCCATCTTTCCTGCATTTTTAGCTTCTTGGGGGAGGTGTCactgagacaggtctcactgcaGAGCCTTGTGAATCTTCTCAAATTCCCGCAACTTTCTCTCCAGCATGAGAGCCAGTTTCCTCAGCGCTGCAGCTGACTCTGTTGTTGCCCCGTTGTACAAATCTATTGAATCTGTCACGAGGTGATACACATCCCAAACAAGGAAGAGACTGGTAATGCCTAttcctttaatactagcacttaaTGCATCCCCCAACTCCCTTGAACCTTCAGCATAGACGCCCTCTCCAAATTGTTGTAGTGGGCGATAACCAGCTCTGGAAATCCTGGTGGCCCTGATTAGTTCCTTGAGGCTTTTACAGGCATCGATTAAATCCACACCCGTATTACTAAGTATGACTGTGATCTTAGGCATGATTTTCATAAGCTCATGGAATGTGTTCATGCTGGCTCCAACCAGACGACTGGCTTCAGATTCATCTGAGAGCCTGCTCGACTCTTCCACGACGGTGGTGATGAGGCTAGTCATACCTGCTACCAGCCCCAAGGAAGTTGCTGGGAGTATCAGGCTGGCTCCTCCTGTAATGGGTGTCAGAACTAGACCCAGGATGCTCAGGAATTCAGAGACAGTGCTGGTGGATTCGGCCACCACATTGGAGATGGTGCAGCCACTGTGCACTTTATCAAGATGGTCAGCCAGGGAGCGAAGCTTCTGGATGTGTTCTTCTAGTTTGATTTTCAAGTGaggaaattcttttaaaaacctcTTTTTCTTCAGCTCCTCTTCAAGCCTCCCATTTTTATCTGTGGGATTCTGAGCTAAATCCTTCTTCAGTACAACATGCAGGGCAGCTTCCTCCTCTCTGTGACAGAAGAGACGAGCATGAGGAAAATgggctttgtatttttttttaaaaaaaaaactaaattcttGTTCAAAATGTACTTTTATACTACAAACCCAATAGGAAATGTTTTTACAGAGTCCATAATTGTGCTATCTACCATAAGCATTGGATTAAATTATCATATATGTCTATATCCTTTATTCTATACAGGTCAGTGTAAAGTTGAACCATGGCACTGTAAGGACAGACTCTTTTTAATATGCCTCCACTCGAGGTCAGTGTCTTCACTAACTGCGGGAACCGTGTAGATGATGAACACAGGGAAGTGAGATTAGAGCCAAAGCTCTTTAACTCAGAGAAATAATCTTTAACTTCGAGCACTGTGGGTATTGTGAGGGATTTCGGAGTCGCCTCTCTGCCCTCAGCTGCTGGGATGTCATCTGCAGCCCATGTAGTACCCAGCCTGCAGTAAAGCCTGTGCTGGCCTGGGTAGCCCTGCAATACACCATACATAGTGCAAGCAAGGAGTGGCTTTCTCAATCTCTAAAGCTCCCAAACCTGAGTCGTCAAAAGCACCAATCTGTCCTCATGGGACAGTACACAGGGACAGCACAATTGCTTTAGAAGCTTTGCATAAACTCCTCCATCTCCTGCACACAGTGTCAGCATTAGAAGATTCAGTCCCCATCTGTAAGAAACTTCACAAAATTTCTGTAAATGCTTCCTAGTGGGGAAATACAGGATCTTAGATCCATCTGTTCCCAAGAATTTCCTATAAAAATGCTCAACCTTAAAGATGTGTGGGACTGGCTTCCCCTTGTGGCCTGCTGCCACCCGCAATGGCCCCCTGCTGCCACTCGTGGAACTGCACTGTTTTACCGTCACATTGGTGCTCGTGATTCAGCCAGGTTCTCTCCACGTTTCCTCCTGCCCGTGGTCATGCGGGATGAGGAGACTTGGAACCCTGGGCTTGGGAACTGGGCATCTGCCTGAGCACCGACATCTACACACACCAGTCACTTtggtggtgagttttccccttccagtcaGCTTCACCACTTCTCCAAACCCGAGGAATTGATCATTGAGCTCCTGGAAATCCTCTagtgttcctagaaatgggggaAAGCCCCCAACCACGGCTATGgttgagccctttgctgacattcatctctgtttgcttcccatagctaaagATGTGACCAGACTAACTGGGTTGGTTCTCCCATGCTAGCACTGCACACATTGTGTGGTGCATTCACTTTGGGGCTTGGGGTCCCttggaattttctttctcctttctttttcttttcttttggactaCTCATAAGTGGTCTCCACTGTGAGATATTATCCAGGACGGCCTCTAGCCTCTGGCTTTTCAGTTGCTCGGACTGGAGTCAGTTGGCTTCGTTAACGCCTCACCTGTAGAGAGAAGACGTTCTCCTACAGGCCCTGTGCGTTCGTTCattgttttcacattttcagctatggAGAATAAACCCTCAAACTAAAAGCTCTGCCTGTGTCCCAGTGGCTCTGCTTGACTTCAAACTATCTGCCACCCACATGAAAATGCTTTGCTGGTCACTGTGCAGCCCCTTCCCACTGTCTGAAAATGCTTTGCTGGTCACTGTGCAGCCCCTTCCCACTGTCTGAAAATGCTTTGCTGGTCACTGTGCAGCCCCTTCCCACCTGTCTGAAAATGCTTTGCTGGTCACTGTGCAGCCCCTTCCCACTGTCTGAAAATGCTCTTTTCCTCTCACTCCCATCCCtattctgtctctgccacctcTTCCGCTGGAAACTGACAAGATTAGTTGGATCCGCAAGGCAGCTGTCTTCAAATCCAGCCTTTGCTCTCTGCTGCGGCTCTTGGCACAGCGGCTTGGCAACAAGGCAGATCATGCCTtaggtctctcttgttattatatttaaaactcaCGTGACTCAAAAAATGTGGCTTCTCTATACAACACACAACTGTGATTGTTTTGACTGAGGTCaagtgaccttaccaccatcttaactgaggtcaggtgacttcatcGTGATCTTAACTGagggccaggtcaggtgaccaagtcctgcCATATTTACTGATGTATTCCCTGCCTGGGCCCTGGTGCtcactctgttgcatgtgtgttttgcacagtggcgtgcctttggtagggcccaccaaaagcatccactttgcccaattcctgttcactctctctctctgtgtgtatatgtgcatacatgtaacttaaatacacctttgtttactgttaaatgttctAATTGTCAGTTCATTgcatctcattccagactacaaagcaataagtctcatgttttaaactggtatgtacttttaagtcttttACAAAAATTCggtatatttaatccaaccctgttTTAAAGTGTGTTAAGCTGTTTTCTACCATTGTCAGTTCCACCCATTAATCTTCTATTggaagcagttttttcttctttctgtcttttacaagtataaatcttacctgttaagagccgttacagtcaagcttggacactgctctccaggcagattctatattGTAATCATAACTCATCTATACCCAGTAAACaaccctcaactgctcagagatctggggaatatgacatttaaatactTAATTATTTATAACTTTTCATATCATAGACAGGTTGGAACCTAGCAGCAGCATTCTCATTCctcccaagaagacagaagacagatgagCACAGAACAACGTTCATCCACAATTCACTTCAACTaccaagtgctgaccactg
This window contains:
- the LOC130888870 gene encoding apolipoprotein L3-like; its protein translation is MAMSVTKRIVEEVVDFLTDTLCRVDLERLVTEDGIWKAFVKAAELSREEEAALHVVLKKDLAQNPTDKNGRLEEELKKKRFLKEFPHLKIKLEEHIQKLRSLADHLDKVHSGCTISNVVAESTSTVSEFLSILGLVLTPITGGASLILPATSLGLVAGMTSLITTVVEESSRLSDESEASRLVGASMNTFHELMKIMPKITVILSNTGVDLIDACKSLKELIRATRISRAGYRPLQQFGEGVYAEGSRELGDALSASIKGIGITSLFLVWDVYHLVTDSIDLYNGATTESAAALRKLALMLERKLREFEKIHKALQ